The sequence GTTTCTTACCGCATCGGTTTTTATGGTGGTAAACCATCAGTCGTTGGTTATTCCATTGTCTGCCCTTTTGCTGATTGCTGCCGGCTCATTTGTGGGGCCTTTTCTTACCTCTATCTTTCAATATTCGGCCCTGCGTTATATTGAAGCCTCAAGAGCAGCTATCGTGCAAAGTACTACCGGCTTGTTTGTGATGTTGGGCGCATTGCTGATATTTGGCCGGTGGCCTGCTCACCTCCAGATTATTGGTGGGATGCTGGCTATTGCAGGCGTTATGCTGATGATGAAGAAAAATGAACGACCGTAACCTGAAAGCCTGAGTTTTTATTTTTTGCGCTTTTTTGCGGGAAACAGCCGGTTTGTCTGAGGCTTTCCTTGCCGTTTCGTAAAAAAATGCTATATTTGTAAAATCATTGGGGTTTGCGCCACGCTTTTCCTCATTTTGGGCTTTTATAAGTTAAGGCGCTTATCCTGAAGCATCATTCACCATATCATATTGTCTGGCGGCAGATATGGTTGAGCTTCCTTACAATTCTGCCTGTCATTCATTATTGCGGGTTCAGGATGTTTATTATTGTCCTGCAGCCATTCTTTTTTCTTCTGTCCGCCAGCCTGAATGTTCCCGCTGTTGATAATGTTTGTTCCTTTCCGGTTCATGGCAAGTAGTGCTTTTATCGGGCGTATCCCGTAACGGGTGTTGTCTGAGCTGATTTTATCCTGGTATCAGGGTGAAATATCTATGATGAATTACAATTCATTGCATCATATTGCTGCCCGAAGGAGCGTGAGGCTTTTTCCGAGGGTAATTTATTAACCAAATTTGAATTCAATGCTGACTATTAAAAAAATTACAGGAGAATCTGATTTTGATCAGGATCTCCATCGCGAACAATTTGTGGATTTTCTTTATACCCATCTGGGGCAGTTTGGCGATCCCAAAGATGCTATTAACAACTGTATTGATTTTGCCTTTGGCAAAAACGGTTTGCCCGGAGGGTTTCTTTTGTCGGCCTGGTACAATGGGAAACTGGCAGGTGCCCTGGTGGTGAACAATACCGGGATGAAAGGTTATATTCCTGAACACATTCTGGTGTATGTGGCGGTTGATGCTCAGCTAAGAGGGCAGGGGCT comes from Lentimicrobiaceae bacterium and encodes:
- a CDS encoding GNAT family N-acetyltransferase; translation: MLTIKKITGESDFDQDLHREQFVDFLYTHLGQFGDPKDAINNCIDFAFGKNGLPGGFLLSAWYNGKLAGALVVNNTGMKGYIPEHILVYVAVDAQLRGQGLGRKIVEFALAECDGNVKLHVEYENPAKKLYERIGFTSKYAEMRFNK